GATTGATACACAGGCGGGAATTATGGCCAGAACATACGACGCGGTAAGCCCCCTGATTTACACATACCGGCGAAGGCAGGAAAACTTCGAGGGGGAAGACCCGAAAAATATCGCCCGGCAGGCCAGCCTGGCCGCCCGGTGGCTTATGGCCATGGCTGGAGCTTTTAATGTCGGGTTGTCCGCCGTTGAGAGGGGTTTTTTAGTGACTGGAACTGACAAGAATATTTCGACGCCGATCGGAGGATGACAAGTTATATGGAGCCCGTAAAAAATAAACTGTTGGCGGCGGTTATGGCGATGACGCTGTCATTGGCCGGGTGCGGCCTGGAAAACAAGATAAACGAAACCTTGAATCCCCCCGTGGCGGACACCAGCCCCAAGGCGGTGTTCGCCGTGGATGGCGGAGTGTCCAAGGTGGGCGCCCAGATAACCCTGGACGGCTCTTACAGCTACGACCCGCAGGCCAAAAGCATTACATACGCGTGGACTTTGGAGCCCCCCAGGGGGAGCGTGGCGGCGCTGGGTTCAGCCACATCCACCATTACATCCTTCACCGCCGATAAAGGGGGCTATTATTTGGTTTCCCTCCAGGTTACCAACAGCGGCGGCGCGGTTAGCGAGGTGGAATCTTACACGGTGTCCATCGAAGGTACGGATTCCAACCACCCGCCCGTGGCCCAGGCCGGAGCCGACCTGACCGTTACCGCCCCCGATGTGGCTATCCTTGACGGCTCTCTGAGCTATGACGCCGACGGGGACAATCTGCGATACACCTGGACGCTGATCAGCCAGCCATCCACCTCCACCGCGGCTACGGTAAGCGACACTTCGTCGCACACGGCGTTCCTGTACCCGGACGTGGCTGGCACATACACCATGCGCCTGGTGGTGGACGACGGTACGGACAGCGACCAGGATTTCGTGGTGGTGACGGCGAATTAGAAAACCGCGCCCACAGCGAGAAACCATTATATATCAACGGGGTGGCTTTTAGCGTTTATCCGGCGGCTATTATCTCAATTTCATCTCAACTTTTCTCAAATTGAGATATACATGCCTTAGAATATAAATATGCCTGCTAGATGAACTGTAAGCGGAATAAAAAACAATCGAGGCTCCCGGACGACCCCCATCAATGCTCTCTTCCGCCGCCTACAAGGACGGCCTTATAAGCCCCAACCGGGGCCGGACCATGATGCCCGTCCGCGCGCCTCGAAACGAGGGTTACTTTGACAATTAGATGTTTTGCTTCTTCCGGCCACCCCTGACCTCTCGGGGTTCCTGCCTCCGGCTGTCCTCTACTTTCACCCTCAACTTTAATGTAAGACTTGGCTCACTACATGTCAAATTGACAAACAAAAAGGTAGTGTCTCAGTTTGAAAGTACAGGGGAGATTCTTCACTTACGCTCAGAATGACAATATAAAAGCCGTTGATCACATTGTCATCCTGAGCGAAGCGCAAGCGAAGTGAAGGATCTGTCTATTATTTGAGATTCAAACTGAGACACCACCAACAAAAAGCCGCCGGATTTTTTCCGGCGGCTTTTTGCGATTCAACCTGGCGCCCGTCAAAAGCGCCAGCCTTGGAAGTTACTTCCTGTTGGGCACTTCCCGCCTGCGGGGGGTGGCGAAGTTCACCAGGTAGTTATACATCCTGATAAGCCTGCCGCCTTCGCGTTTCTGGTCGGTCCAGTGGCCGATCATGCCGATGGTGCGGGCCAATACGAAGAACCCGTTCAGCGACTCTTCCGGGAACCCAAGGTCCACCAGCACGCAGGCCATGCAACCGTCCACGTTCAGGATAAGGTTATCCTTCTTCGTGGTGGTGATGGCCTCCACCGCCAGCGCGTAATCCAGCGTGGGGGTTCTAAGCCCCAGCTCTTTTACGCTCTGCTTGAGCACCTGCACCCGCTTGTCGGGATTTTTAAGGGACTTCACCCTGTGGCCGATACCGGGGACCGGGCCCACGTTCTGCTTCATATGGGCCAGGAAGCCGGGGATGTCGTTGGGATAGCTATTGAGCCCGAAACGGAAATACTTGGCCGCGTCGGTCACCGCGCCGCCGAACCTGGGCCCGATCATGATAAGCCCCGCCGCCACGGACTGCGAAAGGCCGATGCCCGCGCAGGCGGCTATGATCGTGCCCAGCGCGCCGGAGACGCAGGGGCCATGGTCCGCCGCCAGCATGAGGATGCGTTTGATTATCTCCGCTTCCTTGTCGCTCACCAGCTTCTTGTTCCACAGCAGGCCGATGATGTGCGTAATGTCGTACCCCTTCTCGATAAGCTCGGAAGCGGCGTAACCGCAGTAGAGCGGCTCGTCCCCCCGGTCGTCGGAGATGGTGGTCTTGAACAGGGGCTGTACCATGATGTCGCCTTCCTTTATGGCGTCCTCGGCCCTCTTGGGAAGGTCGGGTAGCCGGGAGGCGGGAATCTCGTCGATCTCCTTTATCTGGCCGGTGGCTTTCAGGTCTTCGTAAACCTGCTTTATGGTGGCCCCCAGGTCGCCGAAAGTGGGGGGCACGATGGCCCCGGCTCTCCGGAGCTTGTCGCTCTTGGAACGGGCCGAGCCTTCCCCGTGCATGCCTTCCTTCGCGCCTGCGTGGCCGAACTTCATGCCCTTGGGCAGGTGTTCCTGGCAATAACCCGACACCACACCCACAAGCTTTATCCGGCGCGGTTTCGCCGCGTACCATTCAGCCGCCTTGTCTTCCAGGTCTCCGCCCATTTCGCCGACGATCACCACCGCCTTGGTCTGCGGGTCGTTCTCGAACATGTCGAGGTAGGTGATAAAATCGGTGACGGGGTAAGCGTCGCCGCCAACGCCGATAGTGGTTGTAATACCATCGGCGAACTGGGAGCACAGCCACATGATCTCGTTGGAAAGCCCGCCGGACTTGGTGATTACGCCAAAAGAGCCGGGCCTGTAAAGTTTGGAGAGTTTCAGGTTGTTGTACTCGCCGCCGATAACGCCCAACCGGCATTTCCCGGCGGACAGCACGCCTATGGACGACGGGCCGTTTAGCACCTTCCCCAGCTTGCGGGAGTTCTTTATGAGAAGCTTCGCGTCCCGCTCCGGCACCCCTTCGGTGATCATGGAGACGAACTTTATCTTCTCGTTCTCCAGCGCCTCCATACAGCCCTGGTATGCGCGGTTGGCCCCGATGTACACCAGCGCCGTGTTCGTCTCCGGATGGTTGTCGGTGACCTCTTTCACCGACTTGTATATCGGCACGGCCAGGAACTGCGAGCCGTAGTTTATCTCGGCGGTCTTGCCCGCGTCCGGCGGATAAACGAACGCCGTTACGTTATATGGTATGGAGCTGAGGTAGCAGAACTCCGCCATGCGCTTGGCGGCGTTCACGCCGGCCACCCCGCCCATGATCACTACCCTGGTATTCTCGTCGGCGACAATGCTCATCGGCTTACTTGCCCTCCCCTTGCAAAGCGAACTTCACGATGTCGGTAAGCGGAGTGTAACGGTCGTACACGTGGATGTCGAAACCCTCGTCGGCCAGGTTCCTCATGTACTCCAGCCCCACGGCCTCGTTGGGGCCGCCCCTGCGGACCCATATCTTCACACCGTTGAGCTTGCCTTCCTCTTTGGCCTTCCGGAAACCCGCTATAATGCCGGTAAAGGTGGCCTTCACGTCGGTGAAGTTGGCTATGGCGCCGCCCACTATGATGTGCTTTATGCCGGGTAGGGAGCATACCTTGTCCGTCAGCGCCTCCACCGCCCACGCGGGGGGATCGCCGGAATACTCCGCGTAATTGGCTATGGAGCCGCCGGTGGCTATCACCGCGTCGGAATAGAACACCGATGCGCCGCCGCCCGCTGGTAACAGCGCCACCGTGCCGCCGGGGATCTCGATGAGTTTCACCGAGCCCTTCACGCGGCTGTCTATCTCCATTATGGTCTTCTCGTTGTCGGTGTATGCCCGGCCGAACTCCGAGGCGAAAGAGAAGTTCCAGTCCGAATGGCGGAACCTGGCGTCGTTATCCAGCAGGATGACCGCGTCCAGGGCGCAAAGCTTGCCATCGGCGGGATTGATGGTAAGAGGGTTTATCTCCATGTAGGAGCCGTCCTCGTTGTCGTAACACTCGAAGAGGCGGGAGGCGAACTTTTTCATCTTCTCCACCATCTCCCCGGTAAAACCGGCCTCTTTGGCCAGTTTCTCCAGCTGATCGTCTGTGGCCTTGTCGCCCACCTCTACGAAGGTGCGTTTCACCTTGTCCCAGTTGGACTCCACCTCGATGCCGCCGAACTTGGCCATCAGTATCTCGGCGCCCTCGCGGGTGGATTTTACCGCAAGGTAGTACTCTTCCTTGTGCGGTATCATTTCGGAGATGATCACCTGGGATATGATGAGGCCGTTCACGTCCCTGCCCAGGATATCCTTGGCGGCGGCCATGGCGCCATCAATATCCAAATCAACTTTCACAAGCCCCAGCTTCATGCGGGAGCCGATGGCCTCGTGAGCTTTCACCACCATCTTGCATTCGCGCATCCATTTGTTGGAATGGACCAGCGAATCAATCTGGTCCAGCGAGGAGATGACAACGTGACGCGGGGTGTATATGCCCCACTTGTTGAACAACTCCATTCCGGGGCCTTCCAAGACCTTGCCCATGGGAACCCTCCTAGTAGAACCGGTAAAGTTTTTAACTATAAGACAACCGTAACCACCG
This DNA window, taken from Nitrospinota bacterium, encodes the following:
- a CDS encoding PKD domain-containing protein, whose protein sequence is MEPVKNKLLAAVMAMTLSLAGCGLENKINETLNPPVADTSPKAVFAVDGGVSKVGAQITLDGSYSYDPQAKSITYAWTLEPPRGSVAALGSATSTITSFTADKGGYYLVSLQVTNSGGAVSEVESYTVSIEGTDSNHPPVAQAGADLTVTAPDVAILDGSLSYDADGDNLRYTWTLISQPSTSTAATVSDTSSHTAFLYPDVAGTYTMRLVVDDGTDSDQDFVVVTAN
- a CDS encoding ATP citrate lyase produces the protein MSIVADENTRVVIMGGVAGVNAAKRMAEFCYLSSIPYNVTAFVYPPDAGKTAEINYGSQFLAVPIYKSVKEVTDNHPETNTALVYIGANRAYQGCMEALENEKIKFVSMITEGVPERDAKLLIKNSRKLGKVLNGPSSIGVLSAGKCRLGVIGGEYNNLKLSKLYRPGSFGVITKSGGLSNEIMWLCSQFADGITTTIGVGGDAYPVTDFITYLDMFENDPQTKAVVIVGEMGGDLEDKAAEWYAAKPRRIKLVGVVSGYCQEHLPKGMKFGHAGAKEGMHGEGSARSKSDKLRRAGAIVPPTFGDLGATIKQVYEDLKATGQIKEIDEIPASRLPDLPKRAEDAIKEGDIMVQPLFKTTISDDRGDEPLYCGYAASELIEKGYDITHIIGLLWNKKLVSDKEAEIIKRILMLAADHGPCVSGALGTIIAACAGIGLSQSVAAGLIMIGPRFGGAVTDAAKYFRFGLNSYPNDIPGFLAHMKQNVGPVPGIGHRVKSLKNPDKRVQVLKQSVKELGLRTPTLDYALAVEAITTTKKDNLILNVDGCMACVLVDLGFPEESLNGFFVLARTIGMIGHWTDQKREGGRLIRMYNYLVNFATPRRREVPNRK
- a CDS encoding ATP citrate lyase, encoding MGKVLEGPGMELFNKWGIYTPRHVVISSLDQIDSLVHSNKWMRECKMVVKAHEAIGSRMKLGLVKVDLDIDGAMAAAKDILGRDVNGLIISQVIISEMIPHKEEYYLAVKSTREGAEILMAKFGGIEVESNWDKVKRTFVEVGDKATDDQLEKLAKEAGFTGEMVEKMKKFASRLFECYDNEDGSYMEINPLTINPADGKLCALDAVILLDNDARFRHSDWNFSFASEFGRAYTDNEKTIMEIDSRVKGSVKLIEIPGGTVALLPAGGGASVFYSDAVIATGGSIANYAEYSGDPPAWAVEALTDKVCSLPGIKHIIVGGAIANFTDVKATFTGIIAGFRKAKEEGKLNGVKIWVRRGGPNEAVGLEYMRNLADEGFDIHVYDRYTPLTDIVKFALQGEGK